TCATTCAAGTTTGATCAAACCAATTTACGCTTcttggtaaatttttttaatgaattcttacttaccttaaaaaaatgtttaaatttctaacttttttttttcctcttttttttgggtgtagaCAAATGTTATGGAAACGGGTTGTTTGAGAATGATGATACTTCTAATGAAGTCATCAAGATGAGGGGTGAATGGGAGCCATTCAAACTTGgtcttgcaaaaaaaaaaagataggatAAAATAGGAGCACTCTTTGGAGGTGCTGTGAGGGAAAGGTTTGTTTATGTTAGATCCTagcattaattgttttttctccttGATTTTTTTCTGCTCATGTGCTTCGAAAGCATACTTGGTAGGATCATTTGTGCCTTTTTGGTGGTAGAGCAATATATCATGTTTTTGAACTCTTTTTGATGTTTCTGGGTTGTATTTAGAGACTTTGTTTTTGGTTACATGCTTGTATTTACCAGATCCAAAAAGTGAATTTTTAATTCTACTTGGCGTTTGCATATGCACTATGAGACTATGACCGATTTGGAAAGGTCTGTAGTTATATTGTTTGAAAACAAGAGAGAACGAGAGTGCAAACTTGGACTTGAAGCCGGACATGATCGAACTCCAGCAAGAGTCTCTAGGGACTGCCGTGGGTCCTCTTTGGTGAAGGATGGGAAATCTTTGCGACGAGATTCCCCACACCATGATGCTTTACATATGTGGATCTTgatgttttattttgtgtccTGCTCAAGTTCTAAATATATTGCTGCATGTGTATCTTGCAGCCCTTATACCTAACTTGGTGTTCTCTTATGCTATTACTTCAATGCTTTTTGCAAAGTTTATCTTATGCTTATCTAGAACATGCTATTGTACCTTTAATCTTTTTCGTGCAAGTAGCAGTTTGTGATTTTAATGGTTTTTGTTAAACAATATAATACTTTTTTTGATGagtaagaaaaattttattgaaaaagacTACTTCATGCAAGATGAATGGAGTACCATAAAAATATGTACAAGAAAGAAGAGTAGAAAAACAATCTGTTTGGAGAAAGCTTTGGTTGGagaaatttttcaacaaaaccttCTAACTTGAAGTTGCTGGATACGTTGTGTGAAACATGTTAGTGGTACCATGGTATTCTTTAGGTTATTAATAATTATGGAACAATTCCATATTTTGGAAGGTTATGTGTTAATGTTAGCTATATTGTCGTAgtctttgggttttgttgttgtaaGTGTGCTTATGGATGGTTATGCAACACTGAGTGACATGTTTTGGAGTTATTATGGAATGATTTAATATTTTGGATTCATTAGTATTATGATAATGTTATATTTTGTCCAGAAATATTTGCAGGTGTTTATTTCTTCTCGTGAACTTATTTATTGATACCTGGATTGGTGTTCAATTTGAGATGTTATTCAAACTTCCCTTTTCATACCCAGCTTGTTTCTTCTAATATCTATGATTGTACATGTCCAGCTAAGATTCATGCCATATTTGTACCAAATCTGCCTACGAATGCAACTGTTGAACAACTTGAAGCGGTTTTCAACAATTTTGGGCATATTAAGCATAATGGTATTCAAGTTAGAAGTAGCAAGGTATGTTTCATATTTAACTTTGTTAACTCCATTTAGATTTCTTATTTATAATGATGttcacatgttttttatttggcTATCTTCTATCCAGCAACAGGGGACATGTTTTGGTTTCGTGGAATTTGAATCTGCCAGTTCGATGCAAAGTGCTATTAAGGTATTGACTTTTCTGTTTTATATTCTTTGCCACCTAATTTGTTGTTATCTTGTATATTGGGGATTAACCTTTTAATTGACAATAACTTACCTGTCTAAACTACCATTGTACAGTCTAAGCTTCATTCTCACATTTTCCACCAAGCAAGGACACACAAAACTTCATCCTCTGTTTTCTGTATGGCTGCCATGATTAACTTTTCTTACTTTGTGGATATGTGTGCTACGCTTGTTAACTTAATGTTGTGAAGTAACTTATGTGTTTTTGTCTCATGGATTCGGTTATTTTATGTGATGAGAGTCTGGAGTCTTTGAGTGCCTGCTGGATGGGCCATGGCTACCTTTGTGCTTTCTTTTTCATATGGTTGGAACTGATGGTTTGCTGTTTCTTGCAGCTAACAATGACAGAGGGAGGTTTCCTGGATGGGCTGGTTATCGAAATGATAACTTTAGGGGCCGTGGAAACTTCAATGGTGGGAATTTTAGTGGAGGCTGTGGCTATGGGGAGAAATGAATTTGAGAGGCGAGGTGATTTCTCAAAAGAAGTTTACAAGATGATTTACAAGCTTCAGCTAAAGCTCAAAGAAGTGGTACTATAAATAGATTAACCTTTTTAATCATTGGTGATGTCTCAGTATAATTTATCATAGTATCCCTTAAACATTCATGATCAATGtatattcattattttgaaCTTGTATAAGTAGATTAAACCTTTTTAGCCATTCATCTGTCTCTATGTAACTTTTggaagttaataaaaaaaaatgttttaaatttttactggttatttatttattttccattttacgTTGtgccaaacactggaaaatattttacataacaTTTTCATGTACGCTGCCGAACactgtaaaatgaaaatattttcctgcaaatattttatatgtaaaatattttacatcgaaACAAACGGAGCATAAAACTTCAAGTACTTACTTGAAATGCAGTGAACTTGAATGGAGATGCATTTTGGAAGAATCCATCTTTGAGCCACCTCTCAGGTTTGAATGAAGCTGCATCAAGGCCCTAGTTGTATTCCATTCTACCTATTGAGTAGGGAACGCAAGTTACCATGCCTCCTGCTTTTACTTTGGTTTCACCCGGCAAGACATCATCTTTTAAAATGCCCTTGGGGTCCTATAAACAGAAAATGTTCATTCATTGAGTATGCTCTTGAAAGGAGCTTAGAGAAGTATAATTTCTACGAAAAGCAGGTCAATCCGCTTCATTCATTGAAGAAAGTTGTAGTCCAGTATAGAACATGAAATTCTAAGTATTCCATAGCTTACATGCTTTGGAACCATAATGCAGCTTTGTCCGTTCTGCCCTTGGGGCAGAGCTATGAATTAGACCATTTGGAGTAGCTATAGGTGGACATCAAATGTTTTTTCCTTTGGATTTGCTTCTCGCTCTTCAGCACACTCCAAAAAAAACTTGGAATCATTTTAACATGCAAAAGAGTAGCTGAACAAGGGAAGCAATGTCCCATTCAAGTCATCTTTTATGTTAACTATTCTTGTTTTATCGATAAAAAGATAGGGTATTTAAACTAGTTTACTTTCCCGGTAGAAGGTTTCATAGCATGCATCAATTGAATAGGAAAAAAGAGGCTAAACCTGTGTGACTGCCGGGTACAAACGAAGTGTTTCTGTGATCACTGCATGCAAATAATATAACCTCCCCAGAGAATCATAATTCAAGAGTCCTGCAAATTGTGTTACTCTTGGATTGAATGATTCAGAGTCCTCAGTGTCGCACTGAACCAATGACACATTCTCTTCTTTTGCTTGatctttttcaaaagttttgagCTCCAAGTAAAGCTTCTCAGCTACATCAGCATGGCCATTATCATGTATGTAGCCCATGAGAGAGTAGTTGCTGTTGTGTCACGGCCAGCAATCACAAAATTCAGGACAACATCTCTGAGATTCTTGTCTGTCGAATTGCTTTTCACGTCttcacttaattaaataaatcttgACAATGTATCATGGTTTATCTGATATTTTTAtcgtgaaaaaaaatttcttaatagTGAATTTGTACCTTTCAGTAATGCTAAAGAAACAAGCTTTAGAAAAAACATAAAGAGTTTCTATCATTTTACCacattttttatgggaaaatggGCATTTGTCCCTAATTTATAAACTATACAGCAAAAGACCcatgttttgaaattatttagcaaaatgccattgtttttgaaacttgattttgacaaaatcgagttctataTAAAACTCAATAtcttcaaaatcgagttatatgtatatttttaagtgaaactcgacattagcaatgtcgagtttcacttaaattttcaaaaaaaaattaagtggcaAAATAGTCATAAAACTCGACATTGTTATTGTCGAGTTCCACCTTTAACTCGATTTGGTTAAtatcgagttttaaaaatgGAAGCATCTTGTTAAATACTTTCAAAATAGGGGTATTTTGCAGCATAGTTTAAAATTAGGGGCAAATGTCCATTTTTCACCCCTTTTTTTCTGCCACTCTCTCTAGCTTCTACTATTTCTGCTTCCCTTCTCCGAATAACTGAGTAGGTGAAGTCATCAATGATTTTAATGCACTTATCAAGTAAAGCTTCTCTGCCCACAACCAGgagtttctttatttttccacaGTGGATCAATGAACCGAAGTGTCACAATGATGTTTGCACTGTCAAAAGCCTGAGCAAAGTGATTATCTGGTGGATTTGGACCCAAAGTCCCAATTCCAAATCTAACCTTACATATGGAGTCCAAAGTCATCCTCATCAACAAATcctagaaaagaaattttttatattttatttagataAGGCAGTACTAAAGGGTGGAGCTtttgaaaatatgaatttaatgtCATTCCATTATGAATTTATTTGGTTTGATGTTTTTGATTTTTACAAAACCtgagttttagattttttttttttttttttttttaatgttttggaaGAAGAGACATAAAAGGGGagtaaaaatgaatatttaccCTTGTTTTGTTAGAGATTGGTTATGAAACCCCTAATGGAGCATACCTTAAGTGGGTAAAGTtgcacttttcaaaccacggatAGGCAATATAAATTCGGGTCAAACCACATGTGATTTTACTGTAATTATCTTCTAAAAACAAATCTTGGGTTAAATATCTGTATACCATTGCCTATCCATGTTGGCTCTCGATAGAAATGAATTTGGGGTCTTAGTATGCATAGTCCATTCAATTACACCAGCAACAAAAGCCAAGGTTTATCCATCTGGttcaggaaaagaaaatttataatatgtGATGATGTCGAAAATCGTAAATGCACATATTTGACAGGATCCTTTCCATATGAAGATTTTGTTGACTAGGGTTAATCGTGGAGCATAAGTCATTTCCATTTAAAGTTCCTTGAGGATCAAATAAACCATGTAGGTGCCACGTGGCTTTGCCACCGTCCACTTAGTACCCGTCCACCATAGGCGATCCATCCACCATAGGTCATCCGTCCACCTACAATACGTGTCGTTGTGTTGCACCATCTCTTTGTCCATTAACCTAGTGTAGTCGCCTGTGGTAGTTCCTGTAAAATTGGACTGTCCACTTTGATTTTATCCTCTTCAACATGTAATATATAAGAGAGGACAATCCACAAGGACTTGAAGACAAATTTTTCAGTAcaaatttgtgattttgggtcACTATCATTGctatatgtaattttatttacaacACATGTTACTAAGAGGGAGCCAGGGATGGCTCGTTTGGGCTGCCATTAGTATCCTTGACACCCAAAAGACGAGGGGGCAGCAAAAACAACCTAGCAgacctaataaaaatataatttgcatAGAAGACTCGATATCACCAGGGCAGTGCTTCATTTGAAAGAGCCAGCAACGTTACTTCTGATTGTTTTATGTTAGGGCACCCATGATGTGCTAATGCAAATGCTATACATCACTAGCTAGTTGCCTCCGCTATTTCATCACAAAGTTAAACATTgggaaaataaaatcttaaggGATGAGTAGCTTGATCCAAGTTATCCAGTTATTCCATTTGACGAACATCCATGATAGGTCATCTGTAAGAGCGATGATCACAACTGCGTCCTTTGTAGAGACGAATGTAGGGGCAAGACCCCGTCGACACGATCAAAGGCATGCGTGCACACATTGATAGCACAGATAAATGCCAGCTGGGCAGCTGGCAATCCATAACTATGCCGAGACAGTTACAAAAGCAGTAACGGCACAACAATCATCTGTTGTGCCTTAACTGAGATTATCACTACCCATTAAATGCAACGGTCAGGAGAAAAATGCTCGACCCAGCATTTAACGAACATAATTGCACCAACTTGAAGAAAGCTATAAAAGGTGAACCCAGCACTAAGGTACAGGACATGGAAAATTACGAGAGAGAAAGAACTGTGAGAAAGTTTATTCTGGGAGTACGTAATctgacttaagcatcggagTATTCTTAGCTGGCCTCACGCCGGCgaaagacattcctttgctttcttcttgTCTTGACAACAGGTCCTGGAGATTGTCCATTGCACTGACGAGGAACATACTGACGAGGTACATTTTCGGCTTCATCACCATCAGTGGATAAATGGTTATATAGCTAATGGATCTCAGTTTGGTTGCTGTAGCAAACAGTGGTAACATTTATAAAAATCCAAATGTATTTCCCCCACAAGTAACcttccaactaaaaaaaaaaaaaaacaatattgacaaagaaaagaaagggaataAAAGGAACAAGGTCATTTCAATTCTCTATTCACGTATGCAAGTTTGTGTCAACATTACAGAATTACCCTGTAAATGTAGGTATGTTATATGTACTACATTTCATCCCTGGTTTATACAGGTTAATAAGTCATTACAATAAGAATACAACATAATGAGTTGAATGGTTGGGTTTACATGAGACTTCACACCCTAGATTGATTGTCATCAACAGAAGATTTGATGTTACCATAGAAACTGCTCAGCAGGGTGGGAAAAGGGCTAATTATAGCAACTGCCTTGGATCTAAAGTCCAAACTTTACAAGGATTGGTTACTAAGATCACTACCAAATTCAAACAATAGCTTAGATCTTCAATCTTCAATCTCCAAATGCCTAATGTTTTTGTGAGAATGTAAGGTTCaatcaataataaattacataataaaaCAGATTACATACAAAAGACAAGTCACGAGGTGTTCCAAGATCATCATTAAGACTTAGCACGAACAAATGGTCACCATTTGAAATTTAACTGAGCAAAGAGAGATAACAGAGAATCAGAAACGACCAATAAGCCTATTGCCATCTTTAAATGGTTAGTCATGTTATGTGTAATTCAGTTAAAACATCCTCTGCACATGAAGTATCttgtttttcaataaaaaaaaattatattaaaaagaaaaaaagaagaagaaaggagtCAAGTTAGATTGCAGTTATTGCACTCTGcgaatttgttatgaaatgtAACAAGGAAATCACATCATATTCTACCAAGTTCATTTATGGAAAGACACTTGGAAGTTGGAAGTCAGAAGTtcagaaaaaaaagggggggggggggggggggaggaattTTAACTTGCATGATTCTAATGAAGAGGTTCCAAAATTTTAGCTTGACAAGGTGGTAGGCTGCTTATGAAGCATATAGCTAAATTTGACAGCTAATAAGGTTGTAGCCTCGCCTACTCCCTCACTGACTCTCATACTAGCATTTCCAGCAGGgtctaaactaaactaaaaggAACACTATGAGTTCAAAGGCAACTTATgcaaaatgtaaaaagaaatcAATCATGAACCAATGTACTAGAAAACTAACTTGGGAATATAAATGCTCATAAAACTTATTAATAGCACAAGACCGAGATGTGGAAGCCCAACCATGCCAAATAGTTTCATTCCCTGGTCTAGAAGTTCTAAAATTCCCATGACAATCCAAAGGGTCTTTTTGAGGGTTCATCTGTGCTGGTTGGAATTTAGTACCATTCATTGTATGGCAGATAAGGATGTTGTTAACCCAGTTGTAGCCTCAGAGGAGCAGTTCTAGTTAACTGATCCAGCATGCTATTTTCTTGCCAGAATTAGGAATTTCTGAATTTTCACACGTGCCAAAGAAACCAGAATAACTCCAAAGGGGGGAAGTTGAAGAGCACTCCAAATCCTTATCAGAAAAGACGGCTTAATCTTATGAGTTAACCATAAATATTAGATTAAGGCATCAGTCATGAATTCTTCCATGGAATATCATCATACTTGTGTGTAAACTTTCACCCTATCATATGCTTCTCATATAATAATATCTCATCCAAAAATAAAGATAATCACTacaatagtgaaaaaaaaaaatcaatattaaaattctatttggCGCATGACACCACCAAAGTGTCaatatttctttctctaataaaaaatcaagGGTGTAGATGTGCAGCttatcaattaaaaagaaaaaaaaagacatactATGCCACTTACAAGTGTATTGAGGATTCATAACAGATCATAAAATATTGAGACTAAATCTTGATGATTGTTGTTGTTAGATGCCATTGATAACATCAATTCACATTTTTATACATGGCGAAACTTGTCCTCTGAGTTGACATAGCTAAACTAGTTATAAGTtctacaaaaccaaaacaagaaCTCATCTCCAAAGACAAGCAAAAGGATAATAAAAATACCCCACATTACATCAAACACCTCGCATGGCCTTTCACAAAGAACGTACCGTACTCTACTCTTTGCTGCAAATCTCGATTTTGAGGGCCCATTTCTAAGACCTTTCACCCATATACAGCAATGGTTCTGATGATTCGAGGACCACCCGAATGAACCCATTCAGGCAAGCCAGTGATGTCAACCTTCTTGAAGCCTCGTCCATCCATATCATAGAAAAGCAGCCACGCAAGACTCTTAGTCTTATACAAAGATAGCGGCTTTAGCAATATCTCGCCTGTGGAAATAGTCCCAATAGGAACAGGTTGACCACAATTGATCCAACTAACTGGGTAGAGTATTCTCTTCTTAACCCACACATGATTGTGGTAATCCTTTAGTATCCACATATGCATTATGTAATCTCGTTTATAATCCGTGTCACCAATCAAAGCCAAGCGCCCACCAACCTCAATTAACCGTTCATATTTCAAACGTATCGGTACATAGGTTTCTTCTTTGTAGTCATGGGGAAGTGGTATTAGTCTAAAGTTTTCATCTTTGAGATCAAAAGCCACAATGGAATCCCCATAACATGTTAACCAATGTATTGCACCATTAATACAGAGACTTTCCCCACCATTACCAAACTTGGTACAATCAAAAGGCAGAACAGTGTTTATCTTTCTCCAAGACCCCTTGCCTAGTGTCAAAACCATGCACTCCATATTAATAACTCTAGGAATTGATGGTGGAATGGGTTCTATCCATTTCACACGAAGGATTTTGTGGAGTTTGGTTATAGGGTCGAAGCCAAAATGGGTTTTGATGTCCCAAGTAGTTGCAGTTGCAACAGGGATTGGAGGATCAAAAGGAAGAGTGAGAGTTTGTTGGGTGGTGGGGTTGTAGGTGAGAATAGGGTCGTGATCGTTAGGGCCGTGAAAGCAGAACAAGGGGTTGAGATATCGGGAAGAAGTAAGACCCATGGGATGGGAAGGGAGTGTGAAGAGTGGGGTGGGGGATCCCAGAGATAATGAATCATGGATTATTGGGATGGAGAAGAAGTGTTGGTGGAATGTGTCTTCGTTGAAGGCAGACAAAAGGAGGTGGGTGTTATCAGATGTAGATGTGGATGTGCATAGTTGACGAAGGTGCAAACATCGGAAGGCTCTTCTGAAACGCATCAAGGACATGGCCTGCTGTTGCTGACTCTCTCTAAAAAAGATCCTAGAGAGAAAGGGAAGACAAAAAGGAGTTCACAAGTCTCTCTTCTGCCCTCTCGTTattccacaaataaaaattttatagatgtctatttatttaattaattgttaattttttttttgccattctTAACTCAGCTaccgtctctctctctctctctctctctttctctcaaaaaaaaaaaaaaaacaacagttAACACATCCCACCACCGGTACCACCACCATTTTTCATTGACACCACTTTGTCACCTTCAATAGGttgccaaaaaacaaaacaaagaaaaccttgAGAAGAAATCCGCAATAGTCTTAGTCTCAGTCTCCTGTTTCTTCTTTATTCGTTCTTTCCAAAGTCTTTATTCATTCTCAACCAATAGGTTGATAAGTTGTAGGCCATCCACTACCAACGGGAAAAATGTAGGAATTATATGCACAAATAATCTCCTCTATGTGATTTTGTGAACAaggtcattaaaaaatatatgtattgtTAGGTGTATATGTGTAAGTGAAGTCTtacattgaataataataaaaaaatgagttattaatataatatagttgaGTTTATACCCATTGGGTTTAAGCCTTTTGGGGTAAGTGTGTTTCGCAAATGAATAGCAGAGACGAGTCCCTTTCATAGTTGGAGTGGTGACAGTATATTGCACCAAGCAAGCCCATAAAACCCACAAAAAcgatctggaaaaaaaaaaaaaaaaccaacaaaggAGTATTGTTAATGTTCTTGACCCATGGAAAGGCCTTGAAGTTCAGAAAGAGACAGAGACTCACACGTGAAGAGGAGATTGCACACCTTATTTAATGGATAAGGCTGTTGACCGGCACTTTTGGAATCAATTTCTCATTCACACTTTAATGGTTTTCGGTAAGTGTCCATGACCTAGTAAACcatttttccaacaaaaaattAGAGCATAAAATTACCAGATTATAttcttttcatatatttattttatacaagatagaaattctattttagcctaatctaagtgtatgtgtgtgtgaagctctctcCCAGAGACTTGAACCACGATCCTTGCCCCTCACACctcacaagtacttatacttgtggagtggtTATCGTGTCAAGGGTGTGTAGTGGTGAAAATTTTACCATCGCGCTAACaagtttcttcttcaaatctaTGATGGGTACCCACCACCTCCTTGTCATTTTCAAATCTCTTAATGGGTTTTAATTATAGATTATAGCATTTGCCAATGAAACAAATACCAATACCTAATAATGGCGACGATGAATGGTTGTGTCAGGCAGTGTTGAACACATCTCTAATTGCTAGTGGGGCTGATGATGGATGTTAGGGGTAGTAGTGGGCCATGTGATGTCAACAAAAGATGGTGATGGTGCTAGGTGGTGAGGATCTGTTGACtgttatgttttttaaaattttta
This genomic stretch from Quercus lobata isolate SW786 chromosome 3, ValleyOak3.0 Primary Assembly, whole genome shotgun sequence harbors:
- the LOC115981333 gene encoding F-box/LRR-repeat protein At2g40920-like produces the protein MGLTSSRYLNPLFCFHGPNDHDPILTYNPTTQQTLTLPFDPPIPVATATTWDIKTHFGFDPITKLHKILRVKWIEPIPPSIPRVINMECMVLTLGKGSWRKINTVLPFDCTKFGNGGESLCINGAIHWLTCYGDSIVAFDLKDENFRLIPLPHDYKEETYVPIRLKYERLIEVGGRLALIGDTDYKRDYIMHMWILKDYHNHVWVKKRILYPVSWINCGQPVPIGTISTGEILLKPLSLYKTKSLAWLLFYDMDGRGFKKVDITGLPEWVHSGGPRIIRTIAVYG